A section of the Hemibagrus wyckioides isolate EC202008001 linkage group LG04, SWU_Hwy_1.0, whole genome shotgun sequence genome encodes:
- the LOC131351514 gene encoding serine/threonine-protein kinase pim-1-like, producing the protein MELVAFLVDITSQLNELNRRLQGQGNTVCDLKAAVRSFEWRLEIFKSRWTGRSLACAAGMLALTSAGYCAYRWLKRTNDLQAAEHQAAHGSVVDDVEEVDTTEVTDPSAQLLCDEQDPQTSADALVTEVNIQLRSTSLDPQKSAVILNPANTETPAPQCPLLESIITPWVVFESLYTPGELLGEGGFGTVCAGVRNADGKQVALKYVGKTPCDRFITIPGETQSLPVEVALMKMVSKPLCCKNVLEMLQWFEMSDCFILVLERPSPCMDVQQFLEHHDGWLSEALAQKIMSQVVKAAHHCCNAGVLHRDIKAENLLINPDTLEVKLIDFGCGDLLSDTPFTEYEGTWCFSPPEWVCDGEYLGCPATMWGLGVLLFLLVCGHLPFHNEDEIVYRKMDFAPGLSEACHSLINWCLDPEPECRPTFEEILSHQWFTSGGSE; encoded by the exons ATGGAGCTTGTAGCCTTTTTAGTGGACATTACATCTCAGCTAAATGAACTGAATCGGAGGCTCCAGGGCCAAGGCAACACAGTGTGTGATCTGAAGGCAGCAGTACGCTCCTTTGAATGGCGGCTGGAGATCTTTAAGA GTAGATGGACAGGCCGGAGCCTAGCCTGCGCCGCCGGGATGCTCGCGCTCACCTCCGCGGGATACTGCGCGTATCGATGGCTGAAGAGGACCAACGATCTTCAAGCTGCTGAACATCAAGCTGCTCACG GatctgttgttgatgatgtggaggaagtCGACACCACCGAG gtCACTGATCCAAGTGCCCAGCTCCTTTGTGATGAACAGGACCCTCAGACGTCAGCTGATGCcctg GTCACTGAGGTAAATATCCAGCTCCGGAGCACCAGCCTTGACCCTCAGAagtcagctgtcattctg AACCCAGCAAATACTGAGACACCTGCTCCTCAGTGTCCTCTTCTGGAGAGCATCATTACACCATGGG TGGTGTTTGAGTCACTGTACACTCCGGGAGAGCTGCTGGGTGAAGGGGGCTTCGGGACAGTCTGTGCAGGAGTCCGAAATGCTGATGGCAAGCAG GTTGCACTCAAATATGTGGGGAAAACTCCATGCGATAGATTCATCACCATT CCTGGAGAGACACAGAGCCTTCCTGTAGAGGTGGCACTGATGAAAATGGTTTCCAAACCACTTTGTTGTAAGAACGTGCTGGAGATGCTCCAGTGGTTTGAGATGTCCGATTGCTTCATCTTGGTCCTGGAGCGACCCAGCCCCTGCATGGACGTCCAGCAGTTCCTTGAACATCATGACGGCTGGCTGTCAGAAGCACTGGCTCAAAAAATCATGAGCCAGGTGGTTAAAGCTGCTCACCACTGCTGTAACGCAGGGGTTCTTCATCGTGACATCAAGGCGGAGAACCTTCTCATCAACCCAGACACACTGGAAGTTAAGCTCATTGACTTCGGCTGTGGAGATTTGCTCTCTGACACACCCTTTACAGAATATGAAG GCACTTGGTGTTTCTCTCCacctgagtgggtgtgtgatggagagtatTTGGGTTGTCCTGCCACCATGTGGGGTCTGGGAGttctcctgttcctccttgTCTGTGGACACTTGCCCTTCCATAATGAGGATGAGATCGTCTACAGAAAGATGGACTTTGCTCCCGGCCTGTCTGAAG cttGCCACAGTCTGATCAATTGGTGTCTGGACCCGGAACCTGAATGTCGGCCCACGTTTGAAGAAATCCTCAGCCATCAGTGGTTTACATCTGGTGGATCTGAGTGA
- the LOC131351515 gene encoding serine/threonine-protein kinase pim-1-like: MAEELTCRWTGRSLACAAGMLALTSAGYCAYRWLKRTNDLQAAEHQAAHGSVVDDVEEVDTTEVTDPSVQLLCDEQDPQTSADALVTEVNIQLRSTSLDPQKSAVILNPANTETPAPQCPLLESIITPWVVFESLYTPGELLGEGGFGTVCAGVRNADGKQVALKYVGKTPCDRFITIPGETQSLPVEVALMKMVSKPLCCKNVLEMLQWFEMSDCFILVLERPSPCMDVQQFLEHHDGWLSEALAQKIMSQVVKAAHHCCNAGVLHRDIKAENLLINPDTLEVKLIDFGCGDLLSDTPFTEYEGTWCFSPPEWVCDGEYLGCPATMWGLGVLLFLLVCGHLPFHNEDEIVYRKMDFAPGLSEACHSLINWCLDPEPECRPTFEEILSHQWFTSGGSE; encoded by the exons ATGGCGGAGGAATTGACGT GTAGATGGACAGGCCGGAGCCTAGCCTGCGCCGCCGGGATGCTCGCGCTCACCTCCGCGGGATACTGCGCGTATCGATGGCTGAAGAGGACCAACGATCTTCAAGCTGCTGAACATCAAGCTGCTCACG GatctgttgttgatgatgtggaggaagtCGACACCACCGAG gtCACTGATCCAAGCGTCCAGCTCCTTTGCGATGAACAGGACCCTCAGACGTCAGCTGATGCcctg GTCACTGAGGTAAATATCCAGCTCCGGAGCACCAGCCTTGACCCTCAGAagtcagctgtcattctg AACCCAGCAAATACTGAGACACCTGCTCCTCAGTGTCCTCTTCTGGAGAGCATCATTACACCATGGG TGGTGTTTGAGTCACTGTACACTCCGGGAGAGCTGCTGGGTGAAGGGGGCTTCGGGACAGTCTGTGCAGGAGTCCGAAATGCTGATGGCAAGCAG GTTGCACTCAAATATGTGGGGAAAACTCCATGCGATAGATTCATCACCATT CCTGGAGAGACACAGAGCCTTCCTGTAGAGGTGGCACTGATGAAAATGGTTTCCAAACCACTTTGTTGTAAGAACGTGCTGGAGATGCTCCAGTGGTTTGAGATGTCCGATTGCTTCATCTTGGTCCTGGAGCGACCCAGCCCCTGCATGGACGTCCAGCAGTTCCTTGAACATCATGACGGCTGGCTGTCAGAAGCACTGGCTCAAAAAATCATGAGCCAGGTGGTTAAAGCTGCTCACCACTGCTGTAACGCAGGGGTTCTTCATCGTGACATCAAGGCGGAGAACCTTCTCATCAACCCAGACACACTGGAAGTTAAGCTCATTGACTTCGGCTGTGGAGATTTGCTCTCTGACACACCCTTTACAGAATATGAAG GCACTTGGTGTTTCTCTCCacctgagtgggtgtgtgatggagagtatTTGGGTTGTCCTGCCACCATGTGGGGTCTGGGAGttctcctgttcctccttgTCTGTGGACACTTGCCCTTCCATAATGAGGATGAGATCGTCTACAGAAAGATGGACTTTGCTCCCGGCCTGTCTGAAG cttGCCACAGTCTGATCAATTGGTGTCTGGACCCGGAACCTGAATGTCGGCCCACGTTTGAAGAAATCCTCAGCCATCAGTGGTTTACATCTGGTGGATCTGAGTGA